A single genomic interval of Corylus avellana chromosome ca10, CavTom2PMs-1.0 harbors:
- the LOC132163886 gene encoding uncharacterized protein LOC132163886: MAGAGATYLFAVYSNDIKRNLEYNQSMLNTLSSWKDIGTSAGILSGLVAEVTPTWFVLAICSVTNFLGYFMIWLAVTRRIRKPELWHMCAYMFIGANSQNFANTGSLVTCVKNFQESRSIMLGLLKGYVGLSGSILTQIYLAIYGDGDSTSLILLTAWLPALISVVVMYTIREKEVKIRQPNEVKVFYQFLYLSAALAVFLMTITLVQKHVAFSQTAYIASAVAVCILLFLPSIVAFRQEVLIWKEMKAPPTTIIVEKRHAIEQEQNSSIKEAEEETTKTSFLVDILNKPKRGEDYGILQALLSIDMLIIFLATLVGLGSGLTVVDNMGQIGEALGYEPKTTKTFMSLISVWNYAGRVFSGFLSETLLMKYKVPRPLMLSAVLFLACIGQLMIAFPFQNSIYLASLIIGFALGAQLPLVLSIISEIFGLKHYSTLFNCGLIASPIGSYLLNKELTGRLYDIETTKLHGIKALGKPLICKGNQCYGLSFKIMAVATFTGALISLILVARTLEFYKTDIQRRYRGETYAKFNEKEKEIEMPSSSDNEAK, from the exons ATGGCCGGCGCTGGTGCAACATACCTTTTTGCGGTCTACTCCAACGATATCAAGAGAAATCTTGAATACAACCAGTCAATGCTCAATACATTAAGCTCATGGAAGGATATTGGTACAAGCGCAGGAATTTTGTCTGGCCTTGTAGCCGAGGTCACCCCAACATGGTTTGTGCTCGCCATTTGCTCTGTCACCAACTTTTTAGGCTACTTCATGATATGGTTGGCCGTCACCCGAAGAATTCGCAAGCCCGAGCTTTGGCATATGTGTGCCTACATGTTCATCGGAGCTAATTCACAGAACTTTGCAAATACAGGATCTCTTGTCACCTGTGTCAAGAATTTCCAAGAGAGCCGATCTATTATGTTGGGTCTCTTGAAAGGTTACGTTGGGCTTAGTGGGTCTATTCTTACTCAAATTTACTTGGCCATTTATGGGGATGGTGATTCAACATCTTTAATCCTTCTCACAGCATGGCTCCCGGCGTTGATATCAGTAGTGGTTATGTACACAATTAGGGAGAAGGAGGTTAAGATTAGGCAACCAAATGAGGTTAAAGTGTTCTATCAGTTCCTCTATCTATCCGCCGCTCTTGCCGTTTTTTTGATGACCATTACGCTAGTTCAAAAACATGTTGCCTTTTCTCAAACGGCCTATATTGCAAGTGCAGTTGCAGTGTGCATCTTGTTGTTTCTACCTTCTATCGTTGCCTTTAGACAAGAG GTACTCATTTGGAAGGAGATGAAAGCACCTCCTACAACAATAATAGTTGAAAAGCGACATGCCATTGAGCAAGAACAAAATTCTTCTATCAAAGAAGCAGAGGAGGAGACAACAAAAACGTCCTTTCTTGTAGACATTCTTAACAAACCAAAAAGAGGGGAAGACTATGGGATACTACAAGCACTGTTGAGCATCGACATGCTGATAATATTCCTTGCAACACTCGTCGGACTTGGCTCAGGCTTGACTGTTGTTGACAACATGGGGCAAATTGGTGAGGCGCTTGGATATGAGCCAAAGACCACAAAGACCTTTATGTCCCTAATAAGCGTATGGAATTACGCCGGGAGAGTATTCTCCGGGTTCTTGTCTGAAACACTGCTCATGAAATATAAGGTTCCTCGTCCCCTTATGTTGTCGGCTGTTCTTTTTCTCGCCTGCATTGGCCAACTTATGATCGCATTTCCCTTCCAGAATTCAATCTATTTGGCTTCACTGATCATTGGGTTTGCACTTGGCGCACAACTACCTCTGGTTTTGTCCATAATTTCAGAGATCTTTGGTCTCAAGCACTACTCTACATTGTTCAATTGTGGGCTGATTGCAAGTCCAATTGGGTCGTATTTGCTTAATAAAGAGCTCACTGGAAGGCTCTATGATATAGAGACAACGAAGTTGCATGGAATTAAGGCTTTGGGGAAGCCACTTATTTGCAAGGGGAACCAATGTTATGGCCTTTCTTTCAAAATTATGGCCGTTGCGACCTTCACCGGGGCTCTTATTTCATTGATTCTGGTGGCGAGAACACTAGAATTTTACAAAACTGATATACAAAGGAGGTATAGAGGTGAAACGTATGCCAAGTTCAATGAAAAGGAGAAGGAGATTGAGATGCCATCTTCTTCTGATAATGAAGCCAAGTGA